One genomic region from Bubalus bubalis isolate 160015118507 breed Murrah chromosome 24, NDDB_SH_1, whole genome shotgun sequence encodes:
- the LDAF1 gene encoding lipid droplet assembly factor 1 isoform X2, translated as MAGAPSLQAKSVGTAALTEPSFPHMLLARVSPGSSKIQKEAALRERQEAAAERRGGAGKGRGRAGRGHAAEGRGWLGRRPGRRLTRRPRGSVSSPLLLHRGPGDQVVSFMKSPVGQYLDQHPFLTLTLVVFVAVSAIPVGFFLLLVVLTSLAAFVGVILLEGCCRSTTPVVTVRWP; from the exons ATGGCCGGGGCACCCTCACTACAAGCCAAGAGTGTAGGAACGGCAGCTCTCACTGAGCCTTCGTTTCCTCACATGCTCCTCGCTCGGGTTTCTCCCGGAAGCTCCAAAATACAGAAGGAGGCAGCCCTGCGAGAGCGGCAGGAGGCTGCAGCCGAGagaaggggaggggcggggaaaggaaggggaagaGCGGGGCGGGGCCACGCGGCGGAGGGGCGTGGCTGGCTGGGGCGCAGGCCAGGGCGGAGGCTTACGCGGCGACCCCGCGGCTCGGTCAGCTCTCCTTTGCTCCTGCACCGCGGCCCCGGGGACCAG GTGGTTTCCTTTATGAAGTCTCCAGTGGGTCAGTACCTGGACCAGCATCCTTTCCTGACCCTCACCTTGGTGGTATTTGTTGCTGTGTCAGCCATTCCTGTCGGCTTCTTCCTGCTCCTCGTGGTGCTTACCTCCCTGGCTGCTTTTGTGGGAGTCATATTACTGGAAG GCTGTTGCCGCAGCACAACTCCAGTGGTGACTGTCCGCTGGCCGTGA
- the LDAF1 gene encoding lipid droplet assembly factor 1 isoform X3: MAKEEPPSTSKDLQELQRKLSLLIASVQSNSKVVSFMKSPVGQYLDQHPFLTLTLVVFVAVSAIPVGFFLLLVVLTSLAAFVGVILLEGLFISVGGLALLCVLCGLGFVSLVMSGTIMVSYMVISSLINYWFSLRLLPQHNSSGDCPLAVKSAHVEGLYQE; the protein is encoded by the exons ATGGCGAAAGAGGAGCCCCCGAGTACTTCAAAGGACTTGCAGGAGCTGCAGAGGAAGCTGTCTTTGCTGATAGCATCTGTCCAGAGTAACTCAAAG GTGGTTTCCTTTATGAAGTCTCCAGTGGGTCAGTACCTGGACCAGCATCCTTTCCTGACCCTCACCTTGGTGGTATTTGTTGCTGTGTCAGCCATTCCTGTCGGCTTCTTCCTGCTCCTCGTGGTGCTTACCTCCCTGGCTGCTTTTGTGGGAGTCATATTACTGGAAG GACTGTTCATCTCTGTGGGCGGCCTCGCACTGCTCTGTGTCCTCTGTGGCTTGGGCTTTGTGTCACTTGTCATGTCAGGGACAATCATGGTGTCCTACATGGTAATCTCCAGCCTCATCAACTACTGGTTTTCTCTCAG GCTGTTGCCGCAGCACAACTCCAGTGGTGACTGTCCGCTGGCCGTGAAGTCTGCACACGTAGAGGGGCTCTACCAGGAATGA
- the LDAF1 gene encoding lipid droplet assembly factor 1 isoform X4 yields the protein MAKEEPPSTSKDLQELQRKLSLLIASVQSNSKVVSFMKSPVGQYLDQHPFLTLTLVVFVAVSAIPVGFFLLLVVLTSLAAFVGVILLEGCCRSTTPVVTVRWP from the exons ATGGCGAAAGAGGAGCCCCCGAGTACTTCAAAGGACTTGCAGGAGCTGCAGAGGAAGCTGTCTTTGCTGATAGCATCTGTCCAGAGTAACTCAAAG GTGGTTTCCTTTATGAAGTCTCCAGTGGGTCAGTACCTGGACCAGCATCCTTTCCTGACCCTCACCTTGGTGGTATTTGTTGCTGTGTCAGCCATTCCTGTCGGCTTCTTCCTGCTCCTCGTGGTGCTTACCTCCCTGGCTGCTTTTGTGGGAGTCATATTACTGGAAG GCTGTTGCCGCAGCACAACTCCAGTGGTGACTGTCCGCTGGCCGTGA
- the LDAF1 gene encoding lipid droplet assembly factor 1 isoform X1 yields the protein MAGAPSLQAKSVGTAALTEPSFPHMLLARVSPGSSKIQKEAALRERQEAAAERRGGAGKGRGRAGRGHAAEGRGWLGRRPGRRLTRRPRGSVSSPLLLHRGPGDQVVSFMKSPVGQYLDQHPFLTLTLVVFVAVSAIPVGFFLLLVVLTSLAAFVGVILLEGLFISVGGLALLCVLCGLGFVSLVMSGTIMVSYMVISSLINYWFSLRLLPQHNSSGDCPLAVKSAHVEGLYQE from the exons ATGGCCGGGGCACCCTCACTACAAGCCAAGAGTGTAGGAACGGCAGCTCTCACTGAGCCTTCGTTTCCTCACATGCTCCTCGCTCGGGTTTCTCCCGGAAGCTCCAAAATACAGAAGGAGGCAGCCCTGCGAGAGCGGCAGGAGGCTGCAGCCGAGagaaggggaggggcggggaaaggaaggggaagaGCGGGGCGGGGCCACGCGGCGGAGGGGCGTGGCTGGCTGGGGCGCAGGCCAGGGCGGAGGCTTACGCGGCGACCCCGCGGCTCGGTCAGCTCTCCTTTGCTCCTGCACCGCGGCCCCGGGGACCAG GTGGTTTCCTTTATGAAGTCTCCAGTGGGTCAGTACCTGGACCAGCATCCTTTCCTGACCCTCACCTTGGTGGTATTTGTTGCTGTGTCAGCCATTCCTGTCGGCTTCTTCCTGCTCCTCGTGGTGCTTACCTCCCTGGCTGCTTTTGTGGGAGTCATATTACTGGAAG GACTGTTCATCTCTGTGGGCGGCCTCGCACTGCTCTGTGTCCTCTGTGGCTTGGGCTTTGTGTCACTTGTCATGTCAGGGACAATCATGGTGTCCTACATGGTAATCTCCAGCCTCATCAACTACTGGTTTTCTCTCAG GCTGTTGCCGCAGCACAACTCCAGTGGTGACTGTCCGCTGGCCGTGAAGTCTGCACACGTAGAGGGGCTCTACCAGGAATGA